In Chrysemys picta bellii isolate R12L10 chromosome 3, ASM1138683v2, whole genome shotgun sequence, a single genomic region encodes these proteins:
- the LOC135982699 gene encoding uncharacterized protein LOC135982699, producing the protein MDRTGGTGSDRYMGRGFSASRTSKKRNAKTFEKIFKGMMERGHNRDSDQCHVKVKELRQAYQKTKEANGRSGSEPRTCRFYAELHAVLGGAATTIPPLTVDSEAGIISSATPEDSADGEEEEEEDELAESTRHSFLPNSHNLFLSLTEVPSQPSQASIQDHDPMEGTSAANSSSLPPPSRRLSQIRRRKKKTRDKMFAELMESTRSERAHLNEWKDTVSKYRKEASEREDRRDQCEERRDARDERWRQEDQRGRMQRWGCCVSKQTCSSVWWSFRNGSRITECHYSPCITSLTMFHSLLTQTCKNAGEGGKLRTPSHSTPVDSPSKMLSFFNLFLVAFSFPPILLPNPTRALSLFS; encoded by the exons atggaccgtacgggaggtactggttCTGATCgttatatggggagaggattcagtgctagcagaacttcgaaaaaacgaaatgccaaaacttttgaaaaaatcttcaagggcatgatggagagaggccacaatagggactcagatcagtgccacgtgaaagtgaaggagctcagacaagcctatcaaaaaacaaaggaggcaaatggtcgctccgggtcagagccgcggacatgccgcttctacgccgagctgcatgcagttctagggggggccgccaccactatcccacctctgaccgtggattccgaggcggggataatctcatcagctacacctgaggattctgcggatggggaagaggaggaggaggaggatgagcttgcggagagcacccggCACTcctttctccccaacagccacaatctttttctcagcctgactgaagtaccctcccaaccctcccaagccagtatccaagaccacgaccccatggaagggacctcag ctgcaaattcttcaagcctccctcctccatcccgaaggctatctcagataaggcgtcggaaaaagaagacgcgagacaagATGTTCGCAGAactcatggaatccacccgcagtgaaagagctcatctgaatgagtggaaggacacggtttcaaagtataggaaagaagccagtgaacgtgaggacaggagggaccaatgtgaggagaggagagacgctcgagatgagaggtggcggcaggaagatcagagaggcaggatgcaacgctggggctgctgcgtgagcaaacagacatgctccagcgtctggtggagcttcaggaacggcagcaggataacagagtgccactacagcccctgtataacctccctcaccatgttccatagcctcctcacccagacgtgtaagaacgcgggggagggggggaagctccGTACAccatcccattccaccccagtggacagcccaagcaaaatgctatcattttttaacctttttttagtggccttttccttcccgccgatcctcctcccaaaccccacccgggctctctccctcttttcataa